From the genome of Spirosomataceae bacterium TFI 002, one region includes:
- a CDS encoding DNA-binding transcriptional regulator of sugar metabolism, DeoR/GlpR family, producing MLKEERQKLILDRLNSSKKVNFGELEKILNVSYDSIRRDVIELEDKGLLKKVHGGIVANSYYKGISESAGKFQGSDELGIIVKKAIKLFENNQLVLMDGGSTNFHIASQLPKNISTTIITNSPPLAVALNQHSNLEVILLGGQYFKKYQISLGTAVMDQLNNFKPDLYFMGVNGIHIDNGLTVRNYEETMQKKKMMSISKNVVACTIEEKINHSENFKICNVDEIDVLVTNLSAKHKLLSDFESLTLSII from the coding sequence ATGCTCAAAGAAGAACGCCAAAAACTCATATTAGACAGACTCAACTCATCCAAGAAAGTAAACTTTGGAGAGCTTGAGAAGATATTAAATGTCTCTTATGATAGTATACGAAGAGATGTAATAGAATTGGAGGACAAAGGACTTCTTAAAAAAGTACATGGAGGCATAGTAGCAAACTCATACTATAAAGGAATCAGTGAATCTGCAGGGAAGTTTCAAGGCAGCGATGAGCTAGGCATTATTGTCAAAAAGGCAATTAAACTCTTCGAAAACAATCAATTAGTTTTAATGGATGGTGGCAGCACCAACTTCCATATAGCTAGTCAGCTTCCTAAAAACATCTCTACTACGATTATAACTAATAGCCCTCCGCTTGCAGTTGCACTAAATCAGCACTCCAACCTTGAGGTGATTCTACTAGGAGGACAATACTTTAAAAAGTATCAGATTTCTCTTGGGACTGCAGTAATGGATCAGCTTAATAATTTCAAGCCCGATTTATACTTTATGGGCGTTAATGGAATTCACATAGATAATGGCCTCACTGTAAGAAACTATGAAGAGACCATGCAAAAGAAAAAAATGATGTCTATTTCTAAAAATGTAGTAGCATGTACCATTGAAGAAAAGATCAATCATTCGGAAAACTTTAAGATTTGTAATGTGGATGAGATTGACGTTTTAGTTACAAACCTGAGTGCAAAGCATAAACTATTAAGTGATTTTGAATCACTTACCCTAAGTATTATATAA
- a CDS encoding iron complex outermembrane recepter protein — MSNFCFDCRLMRRFTFIASAFLLLSISAIAQEDTTKIQALNEVVVNATRASVKSGMAFTTIGKQTIEKQNLGQDIPFLLNQTPSVVVTSDAGAGVGYTGIRIRGTDPTRINVTLNGVPFNDSESQGVFWVNMPDIASSVASIQIQRGVGTSTNGAGAFGASINVNTLQYEPEAYGEINTSYGSFNTFKTNVMASTGLMENHFVIDARLSKITSDGWVERASSDLKSFYLSGGYYKNDNFVRLNVFSGQERTYQSWYGVPESLANGDQAGIQSFVDRNYIDDKFKSRMLAAGRKFNWYDYENEVDNYQQDHYQLITSFKLGDHWRLNPTLHYTYGRGYYEQFKDGESYSDYGLEDIIIGSETISETDLVRRKWLDNHFYGGVWSLEYDPKTKVNVTIGGAMSRYEGEHFGEVVWSQFTPEGAKDHRWYENVGVKNDFNVYAKSIYQFNSKFNSFIDLQVRAVSLDINGTIDTRANTDVSTNFTFFNPKVGLNYDFSAKSSLYGSFAVGNKEPSRQDFVDNVANPPQHENLQDLELGFRFMEKDQLFEANFFHMNYKNQLVLTGNVNDVGEAIRVNVPKSFRTGLELQYGKNLGKMWKIAANGTISANKIVNFEETIVSYDSSPNIVNQFENTAISFSPDLIAGGVISFLPVSGLEFSILPKYVGKQYLDNTSNDARSLDAFFVNNLNVIYEFKSRGFKKTSLSLLVNNLFNVQYEPNGYTYSYNYEGTITENFVYPQAGINFLAALKIRF, encoded by the coding sequence ATGAGCAATTTTTGTTTCGATTGTCGCCTTATGCGACGTTTTACTTTTATCGCTTCGGCGTTCTTACTTCTAAGCATTTCTGCTATTGCACAAGAAGACACTACCAAAATTCAAGCATTAAATGAAGTTGTTGTAAATGCAACACGGGCTTCGGTTAAATCGGGAATGGCATTTACAACCATTGGAAAACAAACCATTGAAAAACAGAATTTAGGGCAAGATATTCCATTTTTACTCAATCAAACTCCTTCAGTGGTAGTGACAAGCGATGCTGGGGCTGGTGTTGGTTACACTGGGATCCGAATTCGAGGAACAGACCCTACACGAATTAACGTGACTTTGAATGGGGTTCCATTTAATGACAGCGAGTCGCAAGGAGTTTTTTGGGTTAATATGCCTGACATTGCATCTTCGGTAGCTAGTATTCAAATTCAAAGGGGAGTAGGGACTAGCACAAATGGTGCAGGAGCTTTTGGAGCGAGTATAAATGTGAACACACTACAGTACGAACCTGAGGCATACGGAGAAATCAACACTTCATACGGTAGTTTTAATACTTTCAAAACCAACGTTATGGCTAGTACTGGTCTCATGGAAAACCACTTTGTAATAGATGCACGCCTGTCCAAAATTACTTCTGACGGCTGGGTTGAAAGAGCCTCTTCAGATTTGAAATCATTCTACCTTTCGGGTGGGTATTATAAAAACGATAACTTCGTAAGGCTGAATGTTTTCTCTGGACAAGAGCGTACTTACCAATCGTGGTATGGAGTCCCTGAAAGCCTCGCGAATGGTGACCAGGCTGGAATTCAGTCTTTTGTAGATCGTAATTATATAGATGATAAGTTCAAAAGCAGAATGTTGGCTGCTGGTAGAAAATTCAACTGGTACGACTACGAAAATGAGGTTGACAATTACCAGCAAGACCATTATCAACTTATCACTTCTTTCAAGCTAGGAGACCATTGGAGACTTAATCCAACACTACATTATACATACGGAAGAGGTTATTATGAGCAATTTAAAGATGGTGAATCATATTCAGATTACGGTTTAGAAGACATTATCATTGGCTCTGAAACGATAAGCGAAACTGATCTTGTAAGGAGAAAGTGGCTGGATAATCATTTTTATGGAGGTGTTTGGTCTTTGGAGTATGACCCCAAAACTAAAGTTAATGTTACCATTGGAGGAGCTATGAGTAGGTATGAGGGCGAACATTTTGGAGAGGTAGTGTGGTCACAGTTCACTCCAGAAGGTGCCAAGGATCATCGGTGGTATGAAAATGTGGGAGTGAAAAATGACTTTAACGTTTATGCCAAGTCTATTTACCAATTTAATTCAAAGTTTAATTCATTTATAGACCTGCAGGTTAGAGCGGTTTCATTGGACATAAACGGAACTATTGATACTCGAGCAAATACTGATGTGAGTACCAACTTCACATTTTTTAACCCTAAAGTTGGCCTAAATTATGATTTCAGTGCTAAATCGTCACTTTATGGTTCATTCGCTGTAGGTAATAAAGAACCTAGTAGACAAGACTTTGTGGATAATGTGGCAAACCCACCGCAGCACGAGAACTTACAAGATCTTGAGTTGGGCTTTAGGTTTATGGAAAAAGACCAGTTATTTGAGGCTAACTTCTTTCACATGAACTACAAAAACCAACTAGTATTAACTGGTAATGTAAATGATGTAGGAGAGGCAATAAGAGTAAATGTTCCAAAAAGTTTTCGTACTGGACTTGAGTTGCAATACGGCAAAAACTTAGGTAAAATGTGGAAAATTGCCGCAAATGGGACAATCAGTGCAAACAAGATCGTGAATTTTGAGGAAACAATAGTTAGCTATGACAGTAGTCCTAATATTGTAAACCAATTTGAGAATACTGCAATTTCTTTTTCACCAGACTTAATTGCTGGAGGAGTGATTAGCTTCTTGCCAGTTTCTGGACTTGAGTTTTCAATATTGCCTAAGTATGTTGGCAAGCAGTATCTCGACAATACCTCAAATGACGCCCGCTCGCTTGATGCATTTTTTGTTAATAATCTCAATGTAATTTATGAATTCAAAAGTCGTGGTTTCAAAAAAACATCATTGAGCTTATTGGTGAATAACCTTTTCAATGTTCAGTATGAGCCTAATGGGTATACTTACAGCTACAATTATGAAGGAACAATAACTGAGAATTTTGTTTATCCTCAAGCAGGAATTAACTTTTTGGCAGCGTTAAAAATAAGGTTTTAA
- a CDS encoding Muconolactone delta-isomerase, whose translation MVQHFSKKSVFLIEILYLLVNFHHELFSMIQYMITFSLPDTFPQEFIEQIPEQRFVIDKMLKEGKLFSYTLTLDRSRLWCIANADSEMEVVSLIHQFPLIDYMNYEIEELMFHNQSAIQVPAFSLN comes from the coding sequence ATGGTGCAACATTTTTCCAAAAAATCCGTATTCCTTATTGAGATTCTATATTTATTGGTAAATTTCCACCACGAGTTGTTTTCGATGATACAATACATGATCACATTTAGTCTACCAGATACATTTCCTCAGGAGTTCATTGAACAAATTCCAGAGCAACGTTTTGTTATTGACAAGATGCTGAAAGAAGGAAAACTGTTTTCTTACACTTTAACTTTGGATAGGTCGAGGTTGTGGTGTATCGCCAATGCCGACTCAGAGATGGAAGTTGTTTCGCTCATTCATCAATTCCCCCTTATAGACTACATGAACTACGAAATTGAAGAGCTTATGTTTCACAATCAAAGTGCCATTCAAGTACCTGCTTTTTCGTTGAACTAG
- a CDS encoding ribonuclease: MKYFLKPLLWSLVFLFLGASSCRMANNKVEAPIEAYETLDYIIKYNKAPDGYVGGRKFGNFEELLPKKTEQGKKIFYKEWDIYPKKKGINRGPHRLVTGNNRTAFYTPDHYQSFIEIFPKENK, translated from the coding sequence ATGAAATACTTTTTAAAACCCTTACTCTGGTCACTTGTTTTCTTGTTTTTAGGTGCTTCTTCATGCCGAATGGCGAACAACAAAGTTGAAGCCCCAATTGAAGCCTACGAAACATTAGATTACATCATAAAATACAATAAAGCACCTGATGGGTATGTGGGTGGTCGTAAGTTTGGCAACTTTGAGGAGCTTTTACCAAAAAAAACAGAGCAAGGAAAGAAAATATTCTACAAAGAGTGGGATATTTACCCCAAGAAAAAAGGAATAAATAGAGGCCCGCATAGATTAGTAACCGGAAACAACCGTACTGCTTTTTATACACCAGATCACTATCAATCCTTCATCGAGATTTTCCCGAAAGAGAATAAATAA
- a CDS encoding Barstar (barnase inhibitor), whose amino-acid sequence MNNLIITDSPELLEDQALIKIDSKKCKSLREFYETLAQELKFPDYFGYNLDSFDELMNDLSWIEDERILLYFYNSELFLRNERNEKKLTTLLDQLDATCEDWKYYREDEVEVEEGEEPIPKKELIVAFSTSERISEILDM is encoded by the coding sequence ATGAATAACCTTATCATTACAGACAGCCCTGAACTTTTAGAAGATCAGGCTCTCATCAAGATCGATAGTAAAAAATGCAAATCGCTTCGTGAGTTTTATGAAACGCTAGCCCAAGAACTAAAATTTCCAGACTATTTTGGTTACAATTTAGATTCTTTCGACGAATTGATGAATGATTTATCTTGGATTGAGGATGAGCGAATCCTGCTTTACTTTTACAATTCGGAGCTTTTCTTAAGAAATGAAAGAAACGAAAAGAAGTTAACCACCTTGCTAGACCAGCTAGATGCTACTTGTGAGGACTGGAAATATTATCGTGAAGATGAGGTCGAAGTAGAAGAGGGCGAAGAGCCTATTCCCAAAAAAGAATTGATTGTTGCTTTCTCAACAAGTGAACGTATATCCGAAATTTTGGATATGTAA